A single window of Doryrhamphus excisus isolate RoL2022-K1 chromosome 5, RoL_Dexc_1.0, whole genome shotgun sequence DNA harbors:
- the arhgap45b gene encoding rho GTPase-activating protein 45 isoform X2, whose product MSDNRRRTDRHAPWIRIRSDDTDSPLSSTTGGTTPKWRVGGWVGGLYVKLKEVGMEGRGTLKMFTRKKRELIKTPSISKKSRTGSPGPPNTLSILQEQPRKDVGDFTFSSPNSSSSSSSSMLTPSSAGLQDPSLSCPGTPSPQHSKLPAMHAMAGPSPVATLRRPTTLSRHASAAGFTLQSWVFTKGQAKGAMTPTPPPDSPEGAAIEVEDIPALLRDVARFAEAVEKLKDVVVLAEGTENQRPIAHECLGEVLRVLRQVINTYPFLNTVEILTAAGKLISKVKGFHYEAYNDLDKKDFEKAIETIAVAFSSNVSELLMGEVDSSTLLSLLPTEKSRSMENLYGTSSQDSGQLGGNSEYIDSIEGVDMILQRSEGGVESALLYAKTISKYMKDLISYVEKRTSLEMEFSKGLQRLYQSCKHSITHPHMPLFSIYSLALEQDQELGVGLQQASATLHNQTYIQPLVQCKQEHEKRRKELKEHWFRAKRKLMDCESNLRKAKQAYMTRCEDYKAKAAASRAEEEGAGATAKSLDKKKRLEEEARNKADEAEATYRTCIADATAQMTELEHTKVTVLRQLQDIIKQSDQTLRSATISYYQLMHMQTVALPVCYQTLCESSKLYDPGQQYAAHVRDLQLPDQPAVCYNFEAYTPSGIPHHGHRPRNDSYNTEQTSHSDSPTITVDTTGVEADANRHPRQGHKSWGSTVSDDSVIGDGGLESPTASTTDINKMARTSSTGTVSSNEDTDEKDGNVASFETPNINGMDPDVVVSTRPFRNVGLSKAAKTHRLRKLRTPAKCRECDSYVYFQGAECEECFLACHKRCLETLAIQCGHKKLQGRLQLFGREFALVASCASDGIPFIITKCISEIERRALKMKGIYRVNGVKTRVEKLCQAFENGKELVELSQCSPHDISNVLKLYLRQLPEPIMPFHMYNSLMGLAKESMHSDSEPAESSGGTPAVSRGSQLVDLGPETEPETLVLVVKLREILKELPKTNLATLRYLIRHLQRIAELEEENKMSPSNLGIVFGPSLMRPRPTGATISLSSLVDYPHQARIVEAFIVFYFSIFQSKSSQSFKTCRSASTSSRLAQESEDMTRSSANGEDDRGRLKKSKSESDKMDEGCGTSSGSMGSSEQLPDSDSELDDSATQGLSEQKVQLSVEDDQMSYRDSLDLSSPTDPEQEAEQDHTDDTQPPQLPHSEPPDEDTGDPEGDLCSSLAELNVNQSNNYYYCSPLSGRSRILLARLCGKKLPLTRSRASEPEFV is encoded by the exons CTGTCCATCCTCCAGGAGCAGCCCCGGAAAGATGTTGGCGACTTCACTTTCTCATCGCCcaactcttcctcctcctcctcctcgtcaatGCTCACCCCGTCATCTGCCGGCCTACAGGACCCCTCCCTGTCCTGCCCAGGCACCCCTAGCCCCCAGCACAGTAAGCTGCCGGCGATGCACGCCATGGCCGGCCCGTCTCCCGTCGCCACCTTGAGGAGGCCGACCACACTGAGCCGGCACGCCAGCGCAGCAG GCTTCACTCTTCAGTCATGGGTGTTCACCAAAGGCCAGGCGAAAGGAGCGATGACCCCCACGCCACCACCCGACAGTCCTGAGGGCGCTGCCATCGAGGTGGAAGACATTCCAGCCCTGCTGAGGGATGTTGCGCGCTTCGCAGAGGCGGTGGAGAAGCTAAAGGATGTGGTGGTGCTGGCGGAAG GTACTGAGAATCAGCGGCCCATTGCCCACGAATGTTTGGGGGAGGTTCTGCGCGTGTTGCGGCAGGTCATCAACACATACCCCTTCCTCAACACTGTGGAAATCCTAACCGCTGCAGGGAAACTTATATCCAAAGTCAAAG GTTTCCACTATGAGGCATACAACGACTTGGACAAAAAAGACTTTGAGAAGGCAATTGAGACCATCGCAGTCGCCTTTAGCAGCAA TGTGTCTGAGCTGCTGATGGGTGAGGTGGACAGTAGCACACTGCTGTCACTGCTGCCCACTGAGAAAAGTCGG TCCATGGAGAACTTGTATGGCACTTCAAGCCAAGATAGTGGCCAGCTGGGAGGCAACTCTGAGTACATTG ACAGCATCGAGGGAGTGGACATGATCCTCCAGCGCAGTGAGGGAGGTGTGGAGTCTGCTTTGCTCTATGCCAAAACCATTTCCAAGTACATGAAGGATCTAATCAGTTATGTTGAGAAGAGAACCTCGCTGG AGATGGAGTTCTCTAAAGGTCTTCAGAGATTATACCAGTCCTGCAAGCACAGCATAACACAT CCCCACATGCCCCTCTTCTCCATTTACTCTCTGGCTCTGGAACAGGACCAGGAGCTGGGTGTGGGACTCCAACAGGCCAGTGCCACCTTGCACAACCAGACCTACATCCAG CCGCTGGTGCAGTGCAAGCAGGAGCATGAGAAAAGGCGGAAGGAACTCAAGGAGCACTGGTTTCGCGCAAAGAGAAAGCTG ATGGACTGTGAGTCCAACCTGCGGAAGGCCAAGCAAGCCTACATGACTCGCTGCGAGGACTACAAGGCCAAAGCGGCTGCCAGCCGAGCCGAGGAGGAGGGAGCAGGAGCCACGGCCAAGTCGCTGGACAAGAAGAAGCGACTGGAGGAAGAGGCTCGCAACAAA gcAGATGAGGCAGAGGCAACTTACAGGACATGCATAGCCGACGCCACCGCTCAGATGACTGAGCTAGAGCACACCAAGGTCACAGTTCTGAGACAGCTGCAGGACATCATCAAACAGAGCGACCAGACGCTACGCTCG GCGACAATCTCCTACTACCAGCTCATGCACATGCAGACAGTTGCACTTCCCGTCTGCTACCAGACTCTATGCGAGAGCAGTAAGTTGTACGACCCTGGCCAGCAGTATGCTGCACATGTTCGAGACCTGCAGCTGCCTGACCAGCCCGCCGTTTGCTACAACTTTGAGGCCTACACCCCTTCAGGAATACCACA CCATGGCCATAGACCGAGGAATGACAGCTACAACACGGAGCAGACCAGCCATTCAGATAGTCCCACCATCACCGTTGACACCACGGGTGTGGAGGCAGACGCCAATCGACATCCAA GGCAGGGTCATAAGTCATGGGGTTCAACAGTAAGTGACGACAGTGTCATTGGAGATGGTGGCCTGGAGTCTCCCACTGCCAGCACAA CCGACATTAATAAAATGGCTCGGACGTCATCCACTGGGACAGTGTCGTCCAATGAGGATACGGATGAAAAAGACGGGAATGTGGCTTCATTTGAGACACCAA ACATTAACGGTATGGACCCAGACGTAGTGGTTTCCACCAGACCTTTCCGCAACGTGGGGCTGTCCAAAGCTGCCAAAACACACCGTCTGAGGAAGCTGCGGACACCCGCAAAGTGCCGCGAGTGTGATAGTTACGTGTACTTCCAGGGGGCCGAGTGTGAGGAG TGCTTCCTGGCGTGTCACAAACGCTGCTTGGAAACTTTGGCCATCCAGTGCGGACACAAGAAGCTGCAAGGACGTCTACAGCTCTTCGGCAGGGAGTTTGCTTTGGTGGCCAGTTGCGCCAGTGACGGCATCCCCTTCATCATCACCAAGTGCATCTCTGAGATAGAGAGACGGGCACTGAAGATGAAG GGCATCTACAGAGTGAACGGGGTCAAAACCCGGGTGGAGAAGCTGTGTCAGGCCTTTGAGAACGGCAAAGAACTGGTGGAGCTCTCGCAGTGTTCTCCACATGACATCAGCAATGTGCTCAAGCTTTACCTGCGACAG TTGCCAGAACCCATCATGCCTTTCCACATGTATAACAGTCTAATGGGTTTGGCCAAGGAGAGCATGCACAGTGATTCAGAACCTGCTGAGTCCAGTGGTGGCACACCAGCAGTGAGTAGGGGGTCCCAGCTGGTAGATCTGGGCCCAGAAACTGAGCCGGAGACTCTGGTGCTGGTGGTCAAACTGAGGGAAATTCTGAAGGAGCTGCCCAAGACCAACTTGGCTACTTTGCGATACCTAATTCGCCATCTTCAACG AATCgcagagctggaggaggagaacaaGATGAGTCCCAGCAACTTGGGCATCGTGTTTGGTCCCTCCCTAATGCGTCCGCGGCCCACCGGAGCCACCATATCGCTTTCCTCTCTGGTGGACTACCCCCACCAGGCCCGTATTGTGGAGGCATTCATAGTCTTCTACTTCTCCATCTTCCAGTCCAAAAGCTCTCAGAGCTTTAAAACCTGCCGCTCTGCATCCACTTCTTCTCGCCTG GCTCAGGAGAGCGAGGACATGACGAGGAGCTCTGCCAATGGCGAGGATGACCGAGGCCGACTGAAGAAGAGCAAATCTGAGTCCGACAAAATGGATGAAGGATGTG GTACCTCCTCAGGGTCCATGGGGTCCAGCGAGCAGCTTCCCGACTCCGACTCTGAGTTGGACGACAGCGCTACACAAGGTTTGAGCGAACAGAAGGTCCAGCTGAGTGTGGAGGACGATCAAATGAGCTACAGAGACAGCTTAGATCTTTCCAGCCCCACTGATCCAGAGCAAGAAGCGGAGCAGGACCACACTGATGATACACAGCCCCCGCAGTTGCCACACAGCGAGCCGCCGGATGAGGATACAGGAGATCCTGAGGGGGATCTGTGTTCCTCCCTGGCTGAGCTGAATGTGAACCAATCCAACAATTATTACTACTGCTCGCCACTCTCTGGGCGCTCGAGAATCTTACTGGCTCGCTTGTGTGGGAAGAAATTACCACTGACAAGAAGTCGAGCCAGCGAGCCTGAATTTGTCTGA
- the arhgap45b gene encoding rho GTPase-activating protein 45 isoform X1, producing the protein MSDNRRRTDRHAPWIRIRSDDTDSPLSSTTGGTTPKWRVGGWVGGLYVKLKEVGMEGRGTLKMFTRKKRELIKTPSISKKSRTGSPGPPNTLSILQEQPRKDVGDFTFSSPNSSSSSSSSMLTPSSAGLQDPSLSCPGTPSPQHSKLPAMHAMAGPSPVATLRRPTTLSRHASAAGFTLQSWVFTKGQAKGAMTPTPPPDSPEGAAIEVEDIPALLRDVARFAEAVEKLKDVVVLAEGTENQRPIAHECLGEVLRVLRQVINTYPFLNTVEILTAAGKLISKVKGFHYEAYNDLDKKDFEKAIETIAVAFSSNVSELLMGEVDSSTLLSLLPTEKSRSMENLYGTSSQDSGQLGGNSEYIDSIEGVDMILQRSEGGVESALLYAKTISKYMKDLISYVEKRTSLEMEFSKGLQRLYQSCKHSITHPHMPLFSIYSLALEQDQELGVGLQQASATLHNQTYIQPLVQCKQEHEKRRKELKEHWFRAKRKLMDCESNLRKAKQAYMTRCEDYKAKAAASRAEEEGAGATAKSLDKKKRLEEEARNKADEAEATYRTCIADATAQMTELEHTKVTVLRQLQDIIKQSDQTLRSATISYYQLMHMQTVALPVCYQTLCESSKLYDPGQQYAAHVRDLQLPDQPAVCYNFEAYTPSGIPHHGHRPRNDSYNTEQTSHSDSPTITVDTTGVEADANRHPRQGHKSWGSTVSDDSVIGDGGLESPTASTTDINKMARTSSTGTVSSNEDTDEKDGNVASFETPNINGMDPDVVVSTRPFRNVGLSKAAKTHRLRKLRTPAKCRECDSYVYFQGAECEECFLACHKRCLETLAIQCGHKKLQGRLQLFGREFALVASCASDGIPFIITKCISEIERRALKMKGIYRVNGVKTRVEKLCQAFENGKELVELSQCSPHDISNVLKLYLRQLPEPIMPFHMYNSLMGLAKESMHSDSEPAESSGGTPAVSRGSQLVDLGPETEPETLVLVVKLREILKELPKTNLATLRYLIRHLQRIAELEEENKMSPSNLGIVFGPSLMRPRPTGATISLSSLVDYPHQARIVEAFIVFYFSIFQSKSSQSFKTCRSASTSSRLQAQESEDMTRSSANGEDDRGRLKKSKSESDKMDEGCGTSSGSMGSSEQLPDSDSELDDSATQGLSEQKVQLSVEDDQMSYRDSLDLSSPTDPEQEAEQDHTDDTQPPQLPHSEPPDEDTGDPEGDLCSSLAELNVNQSNNYYYCSPLSGRSRILLARLCGKKLPLTRSRASEPEFV; encoded by the exons CTGTCCATCCTCCAGGAGCAGCCCCGGAAAGATGTTGGCGACTTCACTTTCTCATCGCCcaactcttcctcctcctcctcctcgtcaatGCTCACCCCGTCATCTGCCGGCCTACAGGACCCCTCCCTGTCCTGCCCAGGCACCCCTAGCCCCCAGCACAGTAAGCTGCCGGCGATGCACGCCATGGCCGGCCCGTCTCCCGTCGCCACCTTGAGGAGGCCGACCACACTGAGCCGGCACGCCAGCGCAGCAG GCTTCACTCTTCAGTCATGGGTGTTCACCAAAGGCCAGGCGAAAGGAGCGATGACCCCCACGCCACCACCCGACAGTCCTGAGGGCGCTGCCATCGAGGTGGAAGACATTCCAGCCCTGCTGAGGGATGTTGCGCGCTTCGCAGAGGCGGTGGAGAAGCTAAAGGATGTGGTGGTGCTGGCGGAAG GTACTGAGAATCAGCGGCCCATTGCCCACGAATGTTTGGGGGAGGTTCTGCGCGTGTTGCGGCAGGTCATCAACACATACCCCTTCCTCAACACTGTGGAAATCCTAACCGCTGCAGGGAAACTTATATCCAAAGTCAAAG GTTTCCACTATGAGGCATACAACGACTTGGACAAAAAAGACTTTGAGAAGGCAATTGAGACCATCGCAGTCGCCTTTAGCAGCAA TGTGTCTGAGCTGCTGATGGGTGAGGTGGACAGTAGCACACTGCTGTCACTGCTGCCCACTGAGAAAAGTCGG TCCATGGAGAACTTGTATGGCACTTCAAGCCAAGATAGTGGCCAGCTGGGAGGCAACTCTGAGTACATTG ACAGCATCGAGGGAGTGGACATGATCCTCCAGCGCAGTGAGGGAGGTGTGGAGTCTGCTTTGCTCTATGCCAAAACCATTTCCAAGTACATGAAGGATCTAATCAGTTATGTTGAGAAGAGAACCTCGCTGG AGATGGAGTTCTCTAAAGGTCTTCAGAGATTATACCAGTCCTGCAAGCACAGCATAACACAT CCCCACATGCCCCTCTTCTCCATTTACTCTCTGGCTCTGGAACAGGACCAGGAGCTGGGTGTGGGACTCCAACAGGCCAGTGCCACCTTGCACAACCAGACCTACATCCAG CCGCTGGTGCAGTGCAAGCAGGAGCATGAGAAAAGGCGGAAGGAACTCAAGGAGCACTGGTTTCGCGCAAAGAGAAAGCTG ATGGACTGTGAGTCCAACCTGCGGAAGGCCAAGCAAGCCTACATGACTCGCTGCGAGGACTACAAGGCCAAAGCGGCTGCCAGCCGAGCCGAGGAGGAGGGAGCAGGAGCCACGGCCAAGTCGCTGGACAAGAAGAAGCGACTGGAGGAAGAGGCTCGCAACAAA gcAGATGAGGCAGAGGCAACTTACAGGACATGCATAGCCGACGCCACCGCTCAGATGACTGAGCTAGAGCACACCAAGGTCACAGTTCTGAGACAGCTGCAGGACATCATCAAACAGAGCGACCAGACGCTACGCTCG GCGACAATCTCCTACTACCAGCTCATGCACATGCAGACAGTTGCACTTCCCGTCTGCTACCAGACTCTATGCGAGAGCAGTAAGTTGTACGACCCTGGCCAGCAGTATGCTGCACATGTTCGAGACCTGCAGCTGCCTGACCAGCCCGCCGTTTGCTACAACTTTGAGGCCTACACCCCTTCAGGAATACCACA CCATGGCCATAGACCGAGGAATGACAGCTACAACACGGAGCAGACCAGCCATTCAGATAGTCCCACCATCACCGTTGACACCACGGGTGTGGAGGCAGACGCCAATCGACATCCAA GGCAGGGTCATAAGTCATGGGGTTCAACAGTAAGTGACGACAGTGTCATTGGAGATGGTGGCCTGGAGTCTCCCACTGCCAGCACAA CCGACATTAATAAAATGGCTCGGACGTCATCCACTGGGACAGTGTCGTCCAATGAGGATACGGATGAAAAAGACGGGAATGTGGCTTCATTTGAGACACCAA ACATTAACGGTATGGACCCAGACGTAGTGGTTTCCACCAGACCTTTCCGCAACGTGGGGCTGTCCAAAGCTGCCAAAACACACCGTCTGAGGAAGCTGCGGACACCCGCAAAGTGCCGCGAGTGTGATAGTTACGTGTACTTCCAGGGGGCCGAGTGTGAGGAG TGCTTCCTGGCGTGTCACAAACGCTGCTTGGAAACTTTGGCCATCCAGTGCGGACACAAGAAGCTGCAAGGACGTCTACAGCTCTTCGGCAGGGAGTTTGCTTTGGTGGCCAGTTGCGCCAGTGACGGCATCCCCTTCATCATCACCAAGTGCATCTCTGAGATAGAGAGACGGGCACTGAAGATGAAG GGCATCTACAGAGTGAACGGGGTCAAAACCCGGGTGGAGAAGCTGTGTCAGGCCTTTGAGAACGGCAAAGAACTGGTGGAGCTCTCGCAGTGTTCTCCACATGACATCAGCAATGTGCTCAAGCTTTACCTGCGACAG TTGCCAGAACCCATCATGCCTTTCCACATGTATAACAGTCTAATGGGTTTGGCCAAGGAGAGCATGCACAGTGATTCAGAACCTGCTGAGTCCAGTGGTGGCACACCAGCAGTGAGTAGGGGGTCCCAGCTGGTAGATCTGGGCCCAGAAACTGAGCCGGAGACTCTGGTGCTGGTGGTCAAACTGAGGGAAATTCTGAAGGAGCTGCCCAAGACCAACTTGGCTACTTTGCGATACCTAATTCGCCATCTTCAACG AATCgcagagctggaggaggagaacaaGATGAGTCCCAGCAACTTGGGCATCGTGTTTGGTCCCTCCCTAATGCGTCCGCGGCCCACCGGAGCCACCATATCGCTTTCCTCTCTGGTGGACTACCCCCACCAGGCCCGTATTGTGGAGGCATTCATAGTCTTCTACTTCTCCATCTTCCAGTCCAAAAGCTCTCAGAGCTTTAAAACCTGCCGCTCTGCATCCACTTCTTCTCGCCTG CAGGCTCAGGAGAGCGAGGACATGACGAGGAGCTCTGCCAATGGCGAGGATGACCGAGGCCGACTGAAGAAGAGCAAATCTGAGTCCGACAAAATGGATGAAGGATGTG GTACCTCCTCAGGGTCCATGGGGTCCAGCGAGCAGCTTCCCGACTCCGACTCTGAGTTGGACGACAGCGCTACACAAGGTTTGAGCGAACAGAAGGTCCAGCTGAGTGTGGAGGACGATCAAATGAGCTACAGAGACAGCTTAGATCTTTCCAGCCCCACTGATCCAGAGCAAGAAGCGGAGCAGGACCACACTGATGATACACAGCCCCCGCAGTTGCCACACAGCGAGCCGCCGGATGAGGATACAGGAGATCCTGAGGGGGATCTGTGTTCCTCCCTGGCTGAGCTGAATGTGAACCAATCCAACAATTATTACTACTGCTCGCCACTCTCTGGGCGCTCGAGAATCTTACTGGCTCGCTTGTGTGGGAAGAAATTACCACTGACAAGAAGTCGAGCCAGCGAGCCTGAATTTGTCTGA
- the arhgap45b gene encoding rho GTPase-activating protein 45 isoform X5 has protein sequence MSDNRRRTDRHAPWIRIRSDDTDSPLSSTTGGTTPKWRVGGWVGGLYVKLKEVGMEGRGTLKMFTRKKRELIKTPSISKKSRTGSPGPPNTLSILQEQPRKDVGDFTFSSPNSSSSSSSSMLTPSSAGLQDPSLSCPGTPSPQHSKLPAMHAMAGPSPVATLRRPTTLSRHASAAGFTLQSWVFTKGQAKGAMTPTPPPDSPEGAAIEVEDIPALLRDVARFAEAVEKLKDVVVLAEGTENQRPIAHECLGEVLRVLRQVINTYPFLNTVEILTAAGKLISKVKGFHYEAYNDLDKKDFEKAIETIAVAFSSNVSELLMGEVDSSTLLSLLPTEKSRSMENLYGTSSQDSGQLGGNSEYIDSIEGVDMILQRSEGGVESALLYAKTISKYMKDLISYVEKRTSLEMEFSKGLQRLYQSCKHSITHPHMPLFSIYSLALEQDQELGVGLQQASATLHNQTYIQPLVQCKQEHEKRRKELKEHWFRAKRKLMDCESNLRKAKQAYMTRCEDYKAKAAASRAEEEGAGATAKSLDKKKRLEEEARNKADEAEATYRTCIADATAQMTELEHTKVTVLRQLQDIIKQSDQTLRSATISYYQLMHMQTVALPVCYQTLCESSKLYDPGQQYAAHVRDLQLPDQPAVCYNFEAYTPSGIPHHGHRPRNDSYNTEQTSHSDSPTITVDTTGVEADANRHPRQGHKSWGSTVSDDSVIGDGGLESPTASTTDINKMARTSSTGTVSSNEDTDEKDGNVASFETPNINGMDPDVVVSTRPFRNVGLSKAAKTHRLRKLRTPAKCRECDSYVYFQGAECEECFLACHKRCLETLAIQCGHKKLQGRLQLFGREFALVASCASDGIPFIITKCISEIERRALKMKGIYRVNGVKTRVEKLCQAFENGKELVELSQCSPHDISNVLKLYLRQLPEPIMPFHMYNSLMGLAKESMHSDSEPAESSGGTPAVSRGSQLVDLGPETEPETLVLVVKLREILKELPKTNLATLRYLIRHLQRIAELEEENKMSPSNLGIVFGPSLMRPRPTGATISLSSLVDYPHQARIVEAFIVFYFSIFQSKSSQSFKTCRSASTSSRLAQESEDMTRSSANGEDDRGRLKKSKSESDKMDEGCGSMGSSEQLPDSDSELDDSATQGLSEQKVQLSVEDDQMSYRDSLDLSSPTDPEQEAEQDHTDDTQPPQLPHSEPPDEDTGDPEGDLCSSLAELNVNQSNNYYYCSPLSGRSRILLARLCGKKLPLTRSRASEPEFV, from the exons CTGTCCATCCTCCAGGAGCAGCCCCGGAAAGATGTTGGCGACTTCACTTTCTCATCGCCcaactcttcctcctcctcctcctcgtcaatGCTCACCCCGTCATCTGCCGGCCTACAGGACCCCTCCCTGTCCTGCCCAGGCACCCCTAGCCCCCAGCACAGTAAGCTGCCGGCGATGCACGCCATGGCCGGCCCGTCTCCCGTCGCCACCTTGAGGAGGCCGACCACACTGAGCCGGCACGCCAGCGCAGCAG GCTTCACTCTTCAGTCATGGGTGTTCACCAAAGGCCAGGCGAAAGGAGCGATGACCCCCACGCCACCACCCGACAGTCCTGAGGGCGCTGCCATCGAGGTGGAAGACATTCCAGCCCTGCTGAGGGATGTTGCGCGCTTCGCAGAGGCGGTGGAGAAGCTAAAGGATGTGGTGGTGCTGGCGGAAG GTACTGAGAATCAGCGGCCCATTGCCCACGAATGTTTGGGGGAGGTTCTGCGCGTGTTGCGGCAGGTCATCAACACATACCCCTTCCTCAACACTGTGGAAATCCTAACCGCTGCAGGGAAACTTATATCCAAAGTCAAAG GTTTCCACTATGAGGCATACAACGACTTGGACAAAAAAGACTTTGAGAAGGCAATTGAGACCATCGCAGTCGCCTTTAGCAGCAA TGTGTCTGAGCTGCTGATGGGTGAGGTGGACAGTAGCACACTGCTGTCACTGCTGCCCACTGAGAAAAGTCGG TCCATGGAGAACTTGTATGGCACTTCAAGCCAAGATAGTGGCCAGCTGGGAGGCAACTCTGAGTACATTG ACAGCATCGAGGGAGTGGACATGATCCTCCAGCGCAGTGAGGGAGGTGTGGAGTCTGCTTTGCTCTATGCCAAAACCATTTCCAAGTACATGAAGGATCTAATCAGTTATGTTGAGAAGAGAACCTCGCTGG AGATGGAGTTCTCTAAAGGTCTTCAGAGATTATACCAGTCCTGCAAGCACAGCATAACACAT CCCCACATGCCCCTCTTCTCCATTTACTCTCTGGCTCTGGAACAGGACCAGGAGCTGGGTGTGGGACTCCAACAGGCCAGTGCCACCTTGCACAACCAGACCTACATCCAG CCGCTGGTGCAGTGCAAGCAGGAGCATGAGAAAAGGCGGAAGGAACTCAAGGAGCACTGGTTTCGCGCAAAGAGAAAGCTG ATGGACTGTGAGTCCAACCTGCGGAAGGCCAAGCAAGCCTACATGACTCGCTGCGAGGACTACAAGGCCAAAGCGGCTGCCAGCCGAGCCGAGGAGGAGGGAGCAGGAGCCACGGCCAAGTCGCTGGACAAGAAGAAGCGACTGGAGGAAGAGGCTCGCAACAAA gcAGATGAGGCAGAGGCAACTTACAGGACATGCATAGCCGACGCCACCGCTCAGATGACTGAGCTAGAGCACACCAAGGTCACAGTTCTGAGACAGCTGCAGGACATCATCAAACAGAGCGACCAGACGCTACGCTCG GCGACAATCTCCTACTACCAGCTCATGCACATGCAGACAGTTGCACTTCCCGTCTGCTACCAGACTCTATGCGAGAGCAGTAAGTTGTACGACCCTGGCCAGCAGTATGCTGCACATGTTCGAGACCTGCAGCTGCCTGACCAGCCCGCCGTTTGCTACAACTTTGAGGCCTACACCCCTTCAGGAATACCACA CCATGGCCATAGACCGAGGAATGACAGCTACAACACGGAGCAGACCAGCCATTCAGATAGTCCCACCATCACCGTTGACACCACGGGTGTGGAGGCAGACGCCAATCGACATCCAA GGCAGGGTCATAAGTCATGGGGTTCAACAGTAAGTGACGACAGTGTCATTGGAGATGGTGGCCTGGAGTCTCCCACTGCCAGCACAA CCGACATTAATAAAATGGCTCGGACGTCATCCACTGGGACAGTGTCGTCCAATGAGGATACGGATGAAAAAGACGGGAATGTGGCTTCATTTGAGACACCAA ACATTAACGGTATGGACCCAGACGTAGTGGTTTCCACCAGACCTTTCCGCAACGTGGGGCTGTCCAAAGCTGCCAAAACACACCGTCTGAGGAAGCTGCGGACACCCGCAAAGTGCCGCGAGTGTGATAGTTACGTGTACTTCCAGGGGGCCGAGTGTGAGGAG TGCTTCCTGGCGTGTCACAAACGCTGCTTGGAAACTTTGGCCATCCAGTGCGGACACAAGAAGCTGCAAGGACGTCTACAGCTCTTCGGCAGGGAGTTTGCTTTGGTGGCCAGTTGCGCCAGTGACGGCATCCCCTTCATCATCACCAAGTGCATCTCTGAGATAGAGAGACGGGCACTGAAGATGAAG GGCATCTACAGAGTGAACGGGGTCAAAACCCGGGTGGAGAAGCTGTGTCAGGCCTTTGAGAACGGCAAAGAACTGGTGGAGCTCTCGCAGTGTTCTCCACATGACATCAGCAATGTGCTCAAGCTTTACCTGCGACAG TTGCCAGAACCCATCATGCCTTTCCACATGTATAACAGTCTAATGGGTTTGGCCAAGGAGAGCATGCACAGTGATTCAGAACCTGCTGAGTCCAGTGGTGGCACACCAGCAGTGAGTAGGGGGTCCCAGCTGGTAGATCTGGGCCCAGAAACTGAGCCGGAGACTCTGGTGCTGGTGGTCAAACTGAGGGAAATTCTGAAGGAGCTGCCCAAGACCAACTTGGCTACTTTGCGATACCTAATTCGCCATCTTCAACG AATCgcagagctggaggaggagaacaaGATGAGTCCCAGCAACTTGGGCATCGTGTTTGGTCCCTCCCTAATGCGTCCGCGGCCCACCGGAGCCACCATATCGCTTTCCTCTCTGGTGGACTACCCCCACCAGGCCCGTATTGTGGAGGCATTCATAGTCTTCTACTTCTCCATCTTCCAGTCCAAAAGCTCTCAGAGCTTTAAAACCTGCCGCTCTGCATCCACTTCTTCTCGCCTG GCTCAGGAGAGCGAGGACATGACGAGGAGCTCTGCCAATGGCGAGGATGACCGAGGCCGACTGAAGAAGAGCAAATCTGAGTCCGACAAAATGGATGAAGGATGTG GGTCCATGGGGTCCAGCGAGCAGCTTCCCGACTCCGACTCTGAGTTGGACGACAGCGCTACACAAGGTTTGAGCGAACAGAAGGTCCAGCTGAGTGTGGAGGACGATCAAATGAGCTACAGAGACAGCTTAGATCTTTCCAGCCCCACTGATCCAGAGCAAGAAGCGGAGCAGGACCACACTGATGATACACAGCCCCCGCAGTTGCCACACAGCGAGCCGCCGGATGAGGATACAGGAGATCCTGAGGGGGATCTGTGTTCCTCCCTGGCTGAGCTGAATGTGAACCAATCCAACAATTATTACTACTGCTCGCCACTCTCTGGGCGCTCGAGAATCTTACTGGCTCGCTTGTGTGGGAAGAAATTACCACTGACAAGAAGTCGAGCCAGCGAGCCTGAATTTGTCTGA